One Gadus chalcogrammus isolate NIFS_2021 chromosome 4, NIFS_Gcha_1.0, whole genome shotgun sequence DNA segment encodes these proteins:
- the LOC130380632 gene encoding G-protein coupled receptor 22-like, whose product MMHISPVLSLAATMSNLTVLDAGEDDTSADMDVYPLSFQVALTSLLILELVLGLSSNLTVLVLYCMKQNLVSSVSNIVTMNLHVLDVLVCVGCIPLTAVVILLPLESDTALLSCFHEACVSFASVATAANVLAITVDRYDISVRPANRMLTMGRVVALLAFIWALSGLSFLVPFVEVGFFSQAGSDPLNRTVPTAAAAAGGAAHANEYSTEPGLYYHLLAQIPIFFFTALVMLVTYYKILQALNIRIGTRFQHNPPKKKPPPRKKAISMTTPPAVAAAAAGAGAGAAAESTDGASQSSTGVRGGSGATMGMRASVSVIIALRRAVKRHRERRERQRRVFKMSLLIISTFLLCWTPITVLNTVILSAGPSGFTARLRLAFLVMAYGTTIFHPLLYAFTRQKFQKVLKSKMKKRVVSVVEADPTPNVVIHNSWIDPKRNKKVTFEDAEARQKCLSSENVE is encoded by the exons GTCGCCCTGACCAGCCTCCTGATCCTGGAGTTGGTGCTGGGCCTGAGCTCCAACCTCACCGTGCTGGTGCTGTACTGCATGAAGCAGAACCTGGTCAGCTCCGTCTCCAACATCGTCACCATGAACCTGCACGTGCTCGACGTGCTG gtGTGCGTGGGCTGCATCCCGCTGACGGCCGTGGTGATCCTGCTGCCCCTGGAGTCGGACACCGCCCTGCTCAGCTGCTTCCACGAGGCCTGCGTCTCCTTCGCCAGCGTGGCCACGGCCGCCAACGTGCTGGCCATCACGGTGGACCGCTACGACATCTCCGTGCGGCCCGCCAACCGCATGCTGACCATGGGCCGCGTGGTGGCCCTGCTGGCCTTCATCTGGGCCCTGTCCGGCCTCAGCTTCCTGGTGCCCTTCGTGGAGGTGGGCTTCTTCAGCCAGGCCGGGTCGGACCCGTTGAACCGGACCGtgccgacggcggcggcggcggcggggggggcggcccACGCCAACGAGTACTCGACCGAGCCCGGCCTGTACTACCACCTGCTGGCCCAGATCCCCATCTTCTTCTTCACGGCGCTCGTCATGCTGGTCACCTACTACAAGATCCTGCAGGCGCTCAACATCCGCATCGGCACGCGCTTCCAGCACAACCCGCCCAAGAAGAAgccgccgccgaggaagaaggcCATCTCCATGACGACCCcgccggcggtggcggcggcggcggcgggtgcGGGTGCGGGGGCGGCGGCCGAGTCCACGGACGGCGCGTCGCAGAGCAGCACGGGGGTCCGAGGGGGCTCCGGCGCCACCATGGGCATGAGGGCCTCGGTGTCGGTCATCATCGCCCTGCGGAGGGCCGTGAAGCGGCACCGCGAGCGGCGGGAGCGCCAGCGGCGGGTCTTCAAGATGTCCCTGCTGATCATCTCCACCTTCCTGCTGTGTTGGACGCCCATCACGGTGCTCAACACCGTCATCCTCAGCGCGGGCCCCAGTGGCTTCACGGCGCGCCTGCGGCTGGCCTTCCTGGTCATGGCCTACGGCACCACCATCTTCCACCCGCTGCTCTACGCCTTCACGCGCCAGAAGTTCCAGAAGGTGCTCAAGAGCAAGATGAAGAAGAGGGTGGTGTCCGTGGTGGAGGCCGACCCCACCCCCAACGTGGTCATCCACAACTCCTGGATCGACCCCAAGAGGAACAAGAAGGTCACCTTCGAGGACGCAGAGGCCCGACAGAAGTGTCTCTCCTCGGAGAACGTTGAGTAA